In the genome of Microplitis demolitor isolate Queensland-Clemson2020A chromosome 5, iyMicDemo2.1a, whole genome shotgun sequence, the window AAAAAGAAACGTAAGAAAGAGCGAAAGTCGCGGTCGAAAAAACGGGCGAGATGGAGCTCGAGTTCAAGTTCTTCATCCAGTGGGTCCTCGAGTTCCTCGAGCTCGGACTCGAGCAGTTCCTCGTCTTCCGGTAGCTCTGGTAGATCAGCATCGCGGTCGCCAGGCAGAAAAAGGAAACACAAGAAAGATCATCGCGGGTCTTTGTCACCGCTGAGCAAACGTATGGCTCAGTACAATAATCCACCGGCTGCTTCAACTGGCAGTGGCTCTCATGATCCTCTGAGCGCGCAAAATTACACGGGAAATTCCCGCGATAAAATGGATGATTACGAAGTCAAAGTACGTAAATTTCTTGAACAGACTAAAGATGACAGTGACTATGAAGATAaagtaagtttatttttaattaaataattgatattttttaaaaattatcttaaattttaactggtttttatttttttattgacaggTAAGAAAGTTTTTGGAAGAAACAGCTCGTTGGAAGCGCGAGAAAGAAAAGGAAAAGAAACATTCCGAGACAGATAaattgaagaagaaaaaaaagaaagaaaagaagGGAAAGGATAAAGACAAGGAGGATAAAAAAACACgcaagaagaaaaagaaggaGGAGAGAAAGAAACGTAGGAATAAGGATAAGCTTGAGCGTGATTTAGAAgcgttaaaaaaatcatcgTTGCCCGATTTGGAACAACTTGAGTCGAAACTGAGCGCTTATTACGCTAAAGTCGAAAAAGAAACAGCCGTTTTGAAAAAGTGAGTATTTTAAAACCAACACCGACTTACGCAACTGTCACACTATTCTCCCTACTCTTTCTCTTAACACATCTTAAATGATttcttgcattttttttattaatctcgCACCGTGATGAGTTTTACCGtaactatttttatagattGTTTGCTGCtttgtgttgaaaaaaaaaaaaagaaagttgtAAATTGTTTAGAAaatacgtaaatttttttcttgtatttttttctcttatcaTCCTACTCTAGGTATTACGCACAGTATAATGAAATGCCTCCTTCCCCTCTTAGTAATGCGGATAAACTTGCCGAGAGCTCACGCCGAGAGGAAGAACTCCGTAGAGAAAAAGACCGGGACCGTGAAGATGGTGCCAAAGCATACCACGAACGTGACCCAAGGGTTCCGATGACTTCTCAGCAGCGCAAAGGTTAataacataatataatatttcatttatttattatttattactcattttattttcagttcatttttacttttattttcattgtttttttttttttttttattttaacgtatgcctttatttttttctcgttgTCTGTCCAAACACATAAATATCACCAATTAAAAtccataataaatttacaataaataggTACATACAACGATTACCTTGCAGAGGTTCAACGGAAGCCTCTACCAGATCTGTTTGATCAAGACTCCCAGATGATGCACTCAGAACCGAAGCTTCCGACCTTAGATACCGCAGCACTCAATGCTAAATGGAAAGCGGCCCAGGCTGCGCGTCAAAAAGAGTCATCACATTCGGTTGGTAAGTGGCAGGATCTCCATCCCATGGACAAAAAGAACTCGACACACATCGAGAATGATGACCGGGATTTAGATGAAAAACTCCAGCGTTCTGCTGTCGACAAGTCATTCAATGTACGGAAACAGATGCAACGCGAGTTGCAAGACAAACGTTCAAGCCAGTCGATTATTTCTCCGCCGATGTCTGCGTCAAAAGATCCTATACAGAAACAAGCCCCTGTCAAATATCCCACGCCTCAGCCTCAAAATAAATTCCAGTCCTACAAGGACAATTCGATGGTATCCCAGCAGTCATCTAACAGTAAGTTCAGTTCAAATTTGGGCGGGAAATTTCAACCTATTGGTCAAAGCCATCCGCCAGAGCCACCGCATCCGCCCTCGACAAAACTTCAAAAAGGTCCGCGGACAGATTCAGAGAGTGAGGATGACCATCACAACAGACAACCAAGAAGGCGTGCGGGCTCACGTGGACCGATGGCTAAACGATTGAGCCGTGAACGTCCGATGAGACGCTCGCACAGTCGCTCAAGGTCACGAAGCAGCTCCAGCGGGTCGCGCTCCAGATCACCTCGTCGGTCACGCTCGAGGTCTTACTCTAACCGTCGTTCTGGAAGCTACGAGAGGAAGTACAGTCGCTCCCCATCAGGAACCTACAGTAGATCGCGATCGAGGTCAAGATCAAGGTCTTACTCGCGAAGCCGTAGTCGCAGCAGGTCCAATGACCGCGGGTACTACAGAAAACGTCAGTTCCGGCCGTACAATAACAACCGGGGCACTTATTACAAGCCTCGTTTCCAAAACTTTAACAATCAAAATCACCGCGGAGGACCGGGTAATTTCCAAAATCGAAACCGATTTTACAACAACAATCAGCACAACAGATTCAACAACAGGAATCGCGGTTACAATAATCGTCTGAATAACCGAGGACGTGGCAACGGCAACAACAACAATCGCGGCAGATTCTTCCACAACAAACCTGGATACCGCGACTTCAGAGACAGACGGGACTTCCGCGATCGTAGAGGAAGCTCGCGAGACAGATATAGCGACCGCAGCTACTCGCCCGACCCGATGAGAAAAGTCGACGAAgcaaaggaaaaaataaacaaaatgcTGGAGAACCACGAGGATAACCACGAAGATCAGGGCAATGCGCCTCCACCACCTCCACCCCCATCCAGCAAGAGACACGACGGACCTTTGAGTGAAGGAGAAGAACGGGACGACGATGATTACGAGCGTTGGGACACTGCTGATGCTGGGGACAACGCCAATAAGGTTGGTTAGTTCAACTATAATCTCTCTGCGTAATATTTATTCTTCTTCACAAAGCGCTTACTCTTGATGATGATCGCGATGATGATTACCGGCAATTGATCGTGATGAAGAGAGAAGAGAGAATCCAACTTAATCTCGTTTGTTGTTAGAAGGTGAAGGTGAAAAAGGAGGAGAAGCTAGAGTATCAGGAGATACGGAAAGAGGACTCGCCACTCGAGGGAAAGGATCACTTTATTGAGCGTATGAAGCAACGCAGTAAGAATGTTTTGATCAAACGCGAAGCCGCTGCTCGAGTTTGGTAGaaatttaatcgtttaaaattcattcaagTGCAAGTACAAGCTCACTGACTCTTACAACTACGcctatttttaattcttcttaCTCTCTTCATTACCTTTCGATCAACTGCTGCTATTGTCACCggtagttttaattaatatattacagTCGGAGTTATTCAAAtcattatacatttatatatatacatacacatgtatatatattattaattaattaaataagtatatatatatactcatatatatcttttttcttgttttttattagattttctTAGTGGAAAAATAGTTTGATAACTTTTGATGATCATGATGGTTCTGTATCTTAATCAAATTTGTtttcgttttcttttttttcaaatgcgaTCATCAcattcttaatttaaaaaattggatatttaaatttttcatgccATTATATTTGTAATAGTTTGGcctaatttattaatcgttataatttccttttatttaaagCGATAAAATAGACGTTTCCGTAACAATCGTGACGTATTGAAAAAACCGACGTCTCTGTAAAATGTTCTTTAAATTAGTAACTGTGTAATTTCTTCATTTCCAATggtaaataaaacttatataaatatatatatatattaataaaaaaaaataaagaaaaaaaaaaaacatgtaaatcttgaaatggaaaatatacaaattcctcaatgaaattataatttatctattgtttttttttgttgtagattaatacatatttaaatttaagtgactgataattataattattttatttaatttcattcttcAGAACTTTAAGTCTCAGAGATTATCAGAGAGTTATtgcaggaaaaaataaatcctttGAGTTAATCGCTAACCAGTTTTGTATCTTTCGAGTTCATTTCTGTACGACTccagttattttaattgtacttATTATCTGTAATATAAATGCCAGCAAGTGCAGCGATtgtttcacttaaaaaataaacttgctACGATGAAGTTGCTCGTTTTGGTGGTATTTTTGCAACTGTTAGAGATAAAATGTCAGTGCGATCAGGACAACGATGTCTCTGTCGACGCGAGCTCTCAaggtacaatatttttatttacttaaaataattatctattgtTAAATAACTGATGATTGTAGAAGCGAACTCGTCTGGAGATTCATCTGTCGAGTGTAATGAGCATGCGTTTGAGGAAGTTAGTCCTTGTAATGCTAATCCATATTGTCAGAGAACGTGCGAAAATCACACTGAGGATCTAGACGCTTTTCCACTCCCCTGTCCACGTTCTAGATCATGCATACGGGGCTGCGTCTGCAAAAAGGACTACGTCAGATTTGAATTGCATGGGCCCTGTGTCCATTATACCAGATGTCCTCGTGTTAGACActaatttgttttctttttttttatttctgcatTACGCCGACtaacaaaacaatttatatatcattatatattgatattgattttacaataaatgtcagtttattaatcaattaaatattttatatttgtaccTTGGGttaataatgtttaattttattatttacgcgCCAATATTCTAAGTTCACTGCATTCAATTTCCGTTGCTGaccatgaaaaaattattcactttTGTTCagacattaatttaaaagttaaataattaattaatattcactttaatattaatgttttataaaataataaattacttgcgTTAATGAGTACTTAATAATAGAGGTAGCAATTGATTAATTCTATGAcgagcaaaaaaatttgaatttcagttttcaaatttcgcgccgTTCTTGCCGCCATGCGCGCTTCGTGGTAAAAATACCAACTAGTCAATTTTACAAACAGTAATGCACGCGCAGCCTATCGGCGGTTTGTCTTCATCAGTGTACTTCAATTCGTATGTCGGTTGTGTAAAGTTCGTTGCGTCGGTTTCGGTTGTGTGTAGTCCAATAGCTCtctaaataattcattttgttGATCGTAATTACGAAAATTAAATGCAGTGACAGCAGTTACAGTCAAGTGTTAATATCGTAGTCTTAATTGAccataaaaacttaaattatttgtcgCGATAAATTCGagtaatttcaatataaatgtgCAGTTGAGAGGACACTGGTCTGCGTGCAAAGTCAGTACTCTGAATTTAGTTccgttttatttgaatatcaattaaataatttatatttgtcaGTGCCTTAAGTTAATaactagtaattttattattttcgcgACGTTTTTCGCTGactggtgaaaaaaaaaaatattgactcttgttcgaaaattgaaatttaaaatttgaattattaatctttattcgctataatattaatttttttataaaattgtaataaattactcTTGATAATCAGTAATTATTTAGTCGAGGTAgcaattgatgattaattcTATGACgagcaaacaaatttttaatttcaattttcaaattccgcgCCGTAACCGACGCCGCCGGGGGCGCCGCGTGTTAAAAATACCAactagtcaattttaaaaatagtgatGCGCGCGCAGTCTGTTGGCGGTTTGTCTTCATCAGTTTACTTCAATTCGTATCTCGGTTGTGTTAAGTCCAATAGTTCTCtcaataattgattttgtgaATCGTAATTGCGCTAATTATATGCAGAGACAACAGTTACAGTCAGTTGTTAATATCGTAGTGTTAATTTTCCATagaaacttaaattatttgtcgCGATAAActcgagtaatttaaatataaatgtgcAGTCACGAGAATGCTGGTCTGCTGGCAAGGTGAGTACTCGGAACTTGGTtccattttatttgaatatcctttataaatattcaaaataattattttttgaatactgATTAATGAGCTGtgcgttatatattttaaatgaaaaaatttttaatataccgAGATGATGATGCTGCCTGTTGTTGGTATTTATTCATCTGTGTCATTTTAATCTTTAtgaaaaagagagaaaaaatgaaGGATCCATCAAAagatttttgtttgaattcaCATTTGGTCAttgaaatctaaaaaaaacgTCTCTGCTGTTGAAAAAGATCAACACACGGCTCCCGGAGCATT includes:
- the LOC103569290 gene encoding tetratricopeptide repeat protein 14 homolog — protein: MDSMDPRLVGQALNYHGQQLQKVWEGERNENELAMLNLKDPSFEIYQQRQKTLNFGDRGKRLKLQQFIAKKADTLYDKSNLERSVEPVKQELGDEEFYATMPGLDSFVTMEKSQRIKNFLESLVTGDVIFAQVMGKSSTGLLLKVLCNCSDCPRVVTDLGIKALILNTATVPAVDKKGVTRGYMANDLVCVVVSEVNVDAERIVAVMNVAPREGQAPHPPMGLIHSEDLPEAYKKAMDNKGQSYETILEKSTGFNNPNNIKYLCDLMGLGREHYSLMVGLRERFPPNEYANELRQTQASKWAFKSVAEGIDHFKAGRHTEAFQCLNKALTVDPKNVEGLVARGALYANSGSFKKAIEDFETALKLNHTHANARKYMAETLVALGRSYEDEKKYEDAQKAYENCLAIAPMHEEARNSIEYIKTKTASTTGSTFNALEPFKTFEGEAEQPDGKKDKKKRKKERKSRSKKRARWSSSSSSSSSGSSSSSSSDSSSSSSSGSSGRSASRSPGRKRKHKKDHRGSLSPLSKRMAQYNNPPAASTGSGSHDPLSAQNYTGNSRDKMDDYEVKVRKFLEQTKDDSDYEDKVRKFLEETARWKREKEKEKKHSETDKLKKKKKKEKKGKDKDKEDKKTRKKKKKEERKKRRNKDKLERDLEALKKSSLPDLEQLESKLSAYYAKVEKETAVLKKYYAQYNEMPPSPLSNADKLAESSRREEELRREKDRDREDGAKAYHERDPRVPMTSQQRKGTYNDYLAEVQRKPLPDLFDQDSQMMHSEPKLPTLDTAALNAKWKAAQAARQKESSHSVGKWQDLHPMDKKNSTHIENDDRDLDEKLQRSAVDKSFNVRKQMQRELQDKRSSQSIISPPMSASKDPIQKQAPVKYPTPQPQNKFQSYKDNSMVSQQSSNSKFSSNLGGKFQPIGQSHPPEPPHPPSTKLQKGPRTDSESEDDHHNRQPRRRAGSRGPMAKRLSRERPMRRSHSRSRSRSSSSGSRSRSPRRSRSRSYSNRRSGSYERKYSRSPSGTYSRSRSRSRSRSYSRSRSRSRSNDRGYYRKRQFRPYNNNRGTYYKPRFQNFNNQNHRGGPGNFQNRNRFYNNNQHNRFNNRNRGYNNRLNNRGRGNGNNNNRGRFFHNKPGYRDFRDRRDFRDRRGSSRDRYSDRSYSPDPMRKVDEAKEKINKMLENHEDNHEDQGNAPPPPPPPSSKRHDGPLSEGEERDDDDYERWDTADAGDNANKKVKVKKEEKLEYQEIRKEDSPLEGKDHFIERMKQRSKNVLIKREAAARVW